Sequence from the Candidatus Accumulibacter similis genome:
TGTAGTCTGCCGAAGAGTGTTGCAGGGATGCCGCCTGCTCCTGCTGCCTCGCCGCGGGTACTGTAGCGGTTGCCGATATGCCAGACGGCACTGCGGCCGGCAGCGTATCAGGACTACGGCTGCACGGAGGCTGCGCGCTATGGCCCCTGACTGAGGATCACAGCCGTCCCCGCGTACGTCACTCTCGCCACCCGCCAGTTGGACCCGGCCTGATCGTAGTGGGCGTTGCTCTTGCGCACGCCGACGATGGCGTTGGCCCCTATGCCAAGCCCCTGGCGAGCGAGACCGAGCAGTGCCTGTTTTTCCGCCAGGCGATACTCCCAATCCGAGGCGGCTTCAGTATCCGACAGGGCTTCCACGTAACCCAGGGTCCGTACCGTCCTGCCGCCAGGCACCGCGCTGGTGGTGACCAGCAGGATCTGGCTTTGGACCGTGGCGAGTTCACGCTCTACTTCCTCCAGCCGCCGAGTCGTCGTGGTCTTGTCCCGGCGACTCCAGCGGAACATCACGACCCCGATCAGCAACAGGCCGAGCACCGGCAGGAACCAGAAGACGGAACTTGTCTGAGTAGAAGCAGCGATGGGCATGGGAACCTCCAGAGTAAGCGTCCATCGGGCCCACCTACCAATCCAGTGCCAGTTGCCGCACCCTCTCGAGGTTTTCACGGGAGAGTGCGATGGGCAAGGCTGGCGAAGTGGCAGCGTACTGGCGAGGGCATGTAGCAGGTTGGCGCGCGAGTGGGGAGAGCCAGAAGGCCTATTGTGCGCGGAACGGGCTGAGGGCTGGATCGCTGAGTTACTGGCACCGGCGTTTGGCGAAGGAAAGCGGAACGGTCGTTGCCGCCGCGCCGGTGACTCTCGTTCCCGCGACGATGGCGCCCGTTGCAACCCATTCGGGGCCAAGCCTGTCGTTGAGCATGCCTGGCGGCTGGCGACTCGAATTCGCGGCGCTTCCGGCAGCCGACTGGCTGCGTGCGCTGTGCGCAGAGCGCCGATGACGGTTCCGCCCGGGCCCACGCCGGAGCGCATCTGGCTGGCAGTCGAAGCGGTCGATATGCGCTCGGGTATCGATGGCCTGTCGGCCCGCATCCAGGCCAGCCTCGGGCGCACGCCCTGTGACGGTACTGCCTATGCCTTCACCAACCGGCGCCGGAACCGGCTCAAGCTCCTGGTCTGGGACGGCACCGGCGTCTGGCTGTCGCAACGCCGGTTGCACCGCGGCGCCTTCATTTGGCCCAGCGCCAGTGACCCCGTTTTTGCCCTTTCGGCAGCGCAATGGCGCTGGCTCGTCGCCGGCGTCGACTGGCAGCGCCGCGACGCCCCGGCGCCCGCCCACTGGCAAGTCTAGAGCACTGAAGTTCCTGGCAAAATAACGCCAAATCAGTGGTTTCCGGATTCCTGGCGCACATCTTCATGGTATCATCCAGCATGGATTTGGCCAGCGAACTTGCCCCTTTCTCTCCCTCTTCGGAACTGCTGTCCTGGGTCGAGAAGCGGGTCAGTGGCCTGCTTGAGCAGCTCGATACCCGCGCCACGGAGATTCATTGGCGTGACGCCAAGATCGAGAAACTGACCCTCGAACTGGCCCATCTGCGGCGGATGAAATTCGGCGTCAAGAGCGAATCCCTGACCGCCAGCGAACGCGACCTCTTCGACGAAACCCTGGCTGCCGACGTCGCCGCCTGCGAAGCGCGCCTCGCCGAACAGCGCCAGGCGGCCGCGATGGGGCCGCATCTGCCGCTCCCCGAGAAAGCCAAACGCGAACGCGCCGGCCGTCAGCCCTTGCCCGAGCAACTGCCGCGCGTCGAGCACCTGCACGAGCCCGAAACCTGCACCTGCGGACAATGTGGTCAGGCGCTGGTGCGGATCGGCGAGGACGTGACCGAGAAGCTCAGCATCGTCCCCGCCGAGTTCTTCGTCGAGCGCCACATCTATCCCAAGTACGCCTGCCGGCCCTGCGAGACCGTCATCGCCGCACCGGCCATCGCTTCGGTCATCGATGGCGGTTTGGCGGCACCGGCCTTGCTGGCTTGGGTGATGGTCAGCAAGTACGCCGATCACCGTGTGCTACGAACGCGACCGCCGTTGTTGAGGTGGAAGCGATGCTTTACCAAAGATGAGGGTAGGCCCCTCGAAGTCGGCTTGCAGGAGCAGGCTTCAAACCGCCACAAGCTGCGGGAATTAAGAGTTCCCGTGGTGAGCGTTGCTGGAAAAGGCGGAGCGAGACTCCGTCAGGTAAGGGTCAAGGAGACGAACGCAAGTGAACCGCTGATGACGTGTCGAAATGTATATAACCGACGTCGAAACCGGGAGGGAGTGATTGGCCCGGGACAAGGTTGGGGGAAACCTGATTACTGCCCAACCGGCGTCCGGCATGAAGGCGGCGTGACTTTGATCCAGGCTTTGGTAAGGAACGTAGGAACCTGTCGTCCTGATGTTAAGGGAGAAGCCCCAGCGGATAGCCTCCGCAAGGGTCAGAGTACCGATGCGGGGCACAGGGACGGAGTCGTCCGTAGTAGGGATGAAGGTCCTGTAATGGGACTGGACCGAAGGGGCGACGTCGTTCAGCTTTGTTACGTGGGCAACCCAACCGGGGAGGACCTACGTGGATAAAGCAAAGCCGTTTTGTATTGCCAAGCGGGAAGTTTGGGAGGCATATAAGCGGGTGAAGGCAAACCATGGATCGGCGGGTGTTGATGGACAGTCGATTGCGGAGTTCGAGGGGGATCTGAGTAACAACCTCTACCGGCTCTGGAATCGGATGTCATCCGGTAGCTACATGCCGCCGCCGGTCCTCCGGGTCGAGATACCGAAGGGCGATGGCAAGATGCGACCGTTGGGAATTCCCACGGTAGCAGACCGCGTAGCCCAGATGGTCGTCAAACGCCACCTGGAACCCATTTTGGAGCCCGTGTTTCATAAGGACTCCTATGGGTATCGGCCCGGGCGTTCTGCGCACGATGCATTGGCTGTGGCGCGGCGGAGATGCTGGAGTCATGACTGGGTGCTCGATCTCGACATCAAGGGGTTCTTCGACAACCTCGATTGGACCTTATTGATGCGGGCGCTGCGCAAACATACCGACTGCAAGTGGGTGCTGCTGTACATCGAGCGATGGCTGCAAGCTCCCGTGCGCATGCCGGATGGCACGCTGGCCAGCCGTGAGAAGGGGACGCCACAAGGGGGAGTCGTCAGTCCCATCTTGAGTAACCTCTTCTTGCACTACACGTTCGATAACTGGATGAAGAAGCATCATCCGGAAATTCAGTTCGAGCGTTATGCTGATGATGTTATCTGCCACTGTCACAGCGAGGCTCAGGCGATTGCGTTGCGGCAAGCGCTTGAGCAACGGTTTGCGGCGTGCAAGCTGGAACTGCACCCGCAGAAGACCAAGATTGCCTACTGCAACGATGCGAATCGATGCGGTAGCTACTCTGAGCAGCGCTTCGACTTTCTGGGCTACACGTTTCGTCCCCGTCGGTCGATGAATCGCAAAGGGCGGCTATTCGTCAGCTTCTCTCCGGCAGTGAGCGACAAGGCGGCTAAAGCGATGCGGGAAACGATGCGTCGCTGGCGGCTGCATCATCGTGGTGATCTTGGCCTGGACGATCTCGTGCGTTGGACCCGTTCCGTGATTCACGGGTGGGTCCTCTACTACGGTCGTTTCTACCCGTCCGCCCTTCAGCGGGCGCTGCATACCTTGGATGCCTACCTGATACGTTGGGCACAACGCAAATACAAACGCCTCAAGGGGCACAAATCGAGAGCCTGGGATTGGCTGGCGCGGCTGCAATCGCGGCATCCATCCCTGTTCCCGCACTGGAACCTTGCGGCAGTGGTTGGACGATAGGAGCCGGATGAGCCGAGAGGTTCACGTCCGGTTCTGGGAGAGCGTGGGGGTGAGATTCCCCCGCGCCACTCGACTGCCACTGTATCGTCTCGAACGGCAGGCCGCCCGGTCGGGGGTGACCCTCTCGCGTTCGACGCTGGCCGACTGGGTCGGCCGTACCGGTGTCGCCCTGGAACCGCTCTGGCTGCGCCTCGCCGAACTGCTCCGCCAGGGCGCGGTGTTGCATGCCGATGAAACCCCGGTGCAGCAACTCGATCCGGGCAATGGAAAGACCAGGCGGGCCTATCTCTGGGCGTATCGCAGCAATGCCTTGGCAAGCGATCCGCCGATCGCCGTCTTCGACTACCAGCCCGGCCGGGGCGGGAAGTATGTGGCGGAGTTCCTGCGCGACTGGCAAGGCGCGCTGATGGTCGATGAATTCGCGGGCTACCAGGCCCTGTTTCGCGGCGAGGTGATCGAACTCGCCTGCATGGCGCATGCCCGGCGGAAGTTCTTCGACCTCCACCAGGCCAATCAGCATCCGATCGCCGCCGAAGCACTGCGCCGAATCGGCGAACTGTATGCCATCGAGGCGGCGAACAAGGAAGCGACGGTTGAGGAACGGGCTCGACGGCGACGAGAAACGAGTCAGCCGCTCCTCGAGGCCCTGCATTTGTGGCTGCTGAGTAGCCGTCGGTCGGTCGCCGACGGAGGTGCTCTGGCAAAGGCGATCGACTACAGCCTGCGGCGCTGGCCGGCGCTGGCTCGTTATGCGGGCAACGGGTTCTACCCGATCGACAATAACCCCGTGGAGAATGCGATTCGTCCGATCGCACTCGGGAAGAAGAACTGGCTGTTCGCGGGTTCCGAGCCCGCCGGCCAACGCGCTACCGCGATCCAGTCGCTGCTCGAGACGGCTCGCCTGAACGGGATCGAACCGATGGCCTGGCTCACCGAGACCCTCGAAAAGCTTCCAAATTGGCCGAACAGCCGCATCGACGAACTGCTGCCACTGAAGACGACAGGCTGAGCGCGTCGCCCCGGAGGGGTGGCTGTGTCGGACGCTTACCCTCCAGAGAGTTTTCAGTCCAGCATTGCACAGGTCGCCAAAAATGCAATACCTCGGCCGCGCCCGCCGCCCTCTGCAACCGGAACACCCTCCCGGCAGACTGCCGGCCGAAATGCACCACCGCCGGCCACATTTCCAGCACCGGAGCCCGACCGCCCCGATAGAGTCGGGCTATGCCGATCCACCGCCGCAATCTCCGTCGCCTCTGGTTTCCCCTGGCACTCTGGATCGCCGCCGCGTACCTCGCCTTCGGCCGCGCCTACCTGATCGCCTTCAATCTCACCAACAGCCTTCCCGGCACGGTCTTCCTCATCGAGAGAGGCACCCTGCCAGACCGCGGCGAACTCGTGGCCTTCCGCTGGCAAGCCAACTGGCCGTATCCCAAGGGCAGCCTCTTCGTCAAACGCCTGATCGGTGTGCCCGGCTCGGTCGTCAGCGCCATTGGACGGGATTTCTTCGTCGATGGTCGCCCGGTCGGCCACGCCAAGGAACGCGCCAGAACCGGTGAATCCCTGGAAAGCGGTTCGGTCGGCACGATCCCCGAGGCGCACTACTACGTCGCCGGAGAACATCCCGACAGCCTCGATTCCCGCTATCGGCTGACCGGCTGGATCACCCGCCAGCAGATCGTCGGAACGGCGCACCGGATTTTCTGAGGGGCGCACGGCCGGGCACCGGGGATGCGACACGAGCACGCGGCACGGGTCCTCGCGCAGCGATCGAAGCGCCTGTGGATCGCCGTCGTCCAGCAGGCGATCGACGATGCCATGGGTCGGGCCAGCTTTGCGCCCGGCCCGCCCGAGGAGATCGAAAGCATCCAGCGCGAGGCGCTGCGCTGGATCTTTCTGGACCGTGTGCCGCTTGCCAACTCCTTCCACTCGATCTGCGACCTCCTCGACATCGATCCCGACCGGGCGCGCGAGCGCCTGCGGTTGCACCCGGCGATTCGCCGCGGGCTCGCCCGCGCGCGACGCCGACGCAGCGGGTGAGGGGACTGACCGGTGTTTGGCTTTCTCAAGAGGACGGTTCGCTCCGAACCGTCGAACCCGCCGCCCGTCACCAGCCTCCCGGCGAACACCCCTGCGGAAGCGCTCCTCGATGACGAGATCCCGCGCTATCCCCCGTTCATGAAAGGCTTGCCGGCCACCCATCCGGACAAGCTCATCGAGACGCAGCGCGAACTCATCGGCCAGATCCGCGAAACCGGCGTCGCCACGCCGGAGATCTTCGCGCAATTCCATCTTGCCGCACTGCGCCGCTTCGCCTCCTACGCCCACCTGCTGCCGGCCAGCCAGACGCATCATCACCGCGGTGCCGGCGGGCTGCTTCGCCACGCGACCGAAGTCGCCCTGTGGTCGCTGCAGTCCGGCGATCGCTTGCTGCTGCCCGGTGAGCAGACCCCGCGCAGACGCCGCGAACTCGAACCGCGCTGGCACCTGGCGGTCTTCCTGTCCGCGCTGTGCCACGACCTGGGCAAGCCGGTGACCGACCTCGTCGTCACCAGCCGAGACGGTGCCGAGATCTGGAACCCCTTCATCGAGGATCTCCACGCCTGGGCGACCAGGCATCGTGTCGATCGCTACTTCCTGCACTGGCGCGACAATCGCGGTCGGAAGCACCAGGCCGTTTCCGCCCTCATCGCCGAACGGATCATCGGAGCGCAGGGCCTCGCGTGGCTTGCCGAGGGCGATACCGACCTCGTGCTCTGGATGATGGAAAGCATCAACGGCTCCCCCAGCGCCGAGAACCCGATGCACGATCTCGTCGTCCGATCCGATCAGGTCAGCGTCGAGCGGGACCTGCGCAGTCTCGGCGTCGCCTTCACCGGCTACGAGATCGGCCTGCCCGTCGAGCGCTTCCTGCTCGACCTCATGCGCCGGCTGGTCCGCGAGGGGACGTGGACCATCAATCGCCC
This genomic interval carries:
- the tnpB gene encoding IS66 family insertion sequence element accessory protein TnpB, whose protein sequence is MTVPPGPTPERIWLAVEAVDMRSGIDGLSARIQASLGRTPCDGTAYAFTNRRRNRLKLLVWDGTGVWLSQRRLHRGAFIWPSASDPVFALSAAQWRWLVAGVDWQRRDAPAPAHWQV
- a CDS encoding IS66 family transposase zinc-finger binding domain-containing protein yields the protein MVSGFLAHIFMVSSSMDLASELAPFSPSSELLSWVEKRVSGLLEQLDTRATEIHWRDAKIEKLTLELAHLRRMKFGVKSESLTASERDLFDETLAADVAACEARLAEQRQAAAMGPHLPLPEKAKRERAGRQPLPEQLPRVEHLHEPETCTCGQCGQALVRIGEDVTEKLSIVPAEFFVERHIYPKYACRPCETVIAAPAIASVIDGGLAAPALLAWVMVSKYADHRVLRTRPPLLRWKRCFTKDEGRPLEVGLQEQASNRHKLRELRVPVVSVAGKGGARLRQVRVKETNASEPLMTCRNVYNRRRNREGVIGPGQGWGKPDYCPTGVRHEGGVTLIQALVRNVGTCRPDVKGEAPADSLRKGQSTDAGHRDGVVRSRDEGPVMGLDRRGDVVQLCYVGNPTGEDLRG
- the ltrA gene encoding group II intron reverse transcriptase/maturase, yielding MDKAKPFCIAKREVWEAYKRVKANHGSAGVDGQSIAEFEGDLSNNLYRLWNRMSSGSYMPPPVLRVEIPKGDGKMRPLGIPTVADRVAQMVVKRHLEPILEPVFHKDSYGYRPGRSAHDALAVARRRCWSHDWVLDLDIKGFFDNLDWTLLMRALRKHTDCKWVLLYIERWLQAPVRMPDGTLASREKGTPQGGVVSPILSNLFLHYTFDNWMKKHHPEIQFERYADDVICHCHSEAQAIALRQALEQRFAACKLELHPQKTKIAYCNDANRCGSYSEQRFDFLGYTFRPRRSMNRKGRLFVSFSPAVSDKAAKAMRETMRRWRLHHRGDLGLDDLVRWTRSVIHGWVLYYGRFYPSALQRALHTLDAYLIRWAQRKYKRLKGHKSRAWDWLARLQSRHPSLFPHWNLAAVVGR
- a CDS encoding IS66 family transposase, with the protein product MRFPRATRLPLYRLERQAARSGVTLSRSTLADWVGRTGVALEPLWLRLAELLRQGAVLHADETPVQQLDPGNGKTRRAYLWAYRSNALASDPPIAVFDYQPGRGGKYVAEFLRDWQGALMVDEFAGYQALFRGEVIELACMAHARRKFFDLHQANQHPIAAEALRRIGELYAIEAANKEATVEERARRRRETSQPLLEALHLWLLSSRRSVADGGALAKAIDYSLRRWPALARYAGNGFYPIDNNPVENAIRPIALGKKNWLFAGSEPAGQRATAIQSLLETARLNGIEPMAWLTETLEKLPNWPNSRIDELLPLKTTG
- a CDS encoding S26 family signal peptidase yields the protein MPIHRRNLRRLWFPLALWIAAAYLAFGRAYLIAFNLTNSLPGTVFLIERGTLPDRGELVAFRWQANWPYPKGSLFVKRLIGVPGSVVSAIGRDFFVDGRPVGHAKERARTGESLESGSVGTIPEAHYYVAGEHPDSLDSRYRLTGWITRQQIVGTAHRIF